A genomic stretch from Campylobacter lari subsp. concheus includes:
- a CDS encoding non-canonical purine NTP pyrophosphatase, whose amino-acid sequence MKKKLKIILATSNAHKIEEIKKFLTSYEIYALNEIIDPFEIIEDGTSFKENALIKSKAIFNALDKKQNEFITLSDDSGISVEALDNAPGIFSARYSQEGTDEANRNKLIQALHEKNLHQSKAFYTAAIAISSKYGHFSTHGYMHGLAIDTPKGNNGFGYDPLFIPKGFDKTLGELDEQVKLKISHRSQALMFATYILRTLEKMEY is encoded by the coding sequence ATGAAGAAAAAATTAAAAATCATTCTAGCAACTTCTAACGCACACAAAATAGAAGAAATCAAAAAATTTTTAACTTCTTATGAAATTTATGCCTTAAATGAAATCATCGATCCTTTTGAAATCATCGAAGATGGCACAAGTTTTAAAGAAAATGCTTTAATAAAATCTAAAGCCATTTTTAATGCTTTAGACAAAAAACAAAATGAATTTATCACCTTAAGTGATGATAGCGGTATAAGTGTAGAGGCTTTAGACAATGCACCAGGGATTTTTTCTGCAAGATACTCTCAAGAAGGCACTGATGAAGCCAATAGAAACAAACTCATCCAAGCCTTACATGAAAAAAATCTACATCAAAGCAAAGCTTTTTATACTGCAGCCATAGCTATAAGTTCAAAATATGGACATTTTAGCACGCATGGATATATGCATGGCCTTGCTATTGATACTCCAAAGGGTAATAATGGCTTTGGATATGATCCTTTATTTATCCCAAAAGGTTTTGATAAAACCTTAGGTGAATTAGATGAGCAAGTAAAATTAAAAATTTCACACCGCTCACAAGCACTAATGTTTGCTACTTATATCTTAAGAACATTAGAAAAAATGGAGTATTAA
- a CDS encoding MFS transporter has translation MLKTVLPLSFIVGTRFFGLFIVLPVLSLYALNLKGANEFLVGLLVGVYALTQMALQVPFGIISDKIGRKKTMLIGLVVFIIGSLVCSYADDIYTMMFGRLLQGAGAIGAVATAMISDFINEENRGKAMAIMGSFIGLSFAASLVLSPLMSAKFGLSSLFDLSAILSLICIVLLFSVVPKEHTIVHENTKTPLKKLLKEKNLALMNLTNCMQKMLMSIAFLSIPLVLVHEFNYPSENLWHVYVSSMVLGFLAMGLSGSLGEKRGLSKEILLLGVAFFIIAYIVFAFSHNALVFMVGVVVFFIGFNLHEPIMQSCASKFAKVNEKGAALGVFNAFGYFGSFLGGVVGGYFLHHFSLVSLAFILIALSVIWFVLLLFLQSPADFKNVYLSLETKHDLNMIKGINGVLDVYKNSKFLVIKYNKKLTSEEEILAIIEK, from the coding sequence ATGTTAAAAACTGTTTTACCTTTGTCTTTTATTGTGGGAACTAGATTTTTTGGATTGTTTATAGTTTTGCCGGTTTTAAGTTTATATGCTTTAAATTTAAAAGGAGCCAATGAGTTTTTAGTAGGACTTTTAGTGGGTGTGTATGCTCTAACTCAAATGGCATTGCAAGTTCCTTTTGGAATCATTTCGGATAAAATAGGGCGTAAAAAAACTATGCTAATAGGACTTGTGGTGTTTATCATAGGTTCTTTGGTATGTTCATATGCTGATGATATCTATACGATGATGTTTGGAAGGCTTTTACAAGGAGCAGGGGCCATAGGAGCAGTAGCTACTGCTATGATAAGTGATTTTATCAATGAAGAAAATCGCGGTAAGGCTATGGCTATAATGGGTTCATTTATAGGACTTTCTTTCGCAGCTTCTTTGGTGCTTTCTCCTTTAATGAGTGCCAAATTTGGACTTTCAAGTTTGTTTGATTTAAGTGCGATTTTGAGTTTAATTTGTATCGTGCTTTTATTTAGCGTTGTGCCTAAAGAGCATACAATAGTACATGAAAATACTAAAACTCCATTAAAAAAACTTCTAAAAGAAAAAAACTTAGCTTTGATGAATCTTACTAATTGTATGCAAAAAATGCTTATGAGTATTGCGTTTTTAAGTATTCCTTTGGTTTTAGTGCATGAGTTTAATTACCCGAGTGAGAATTTATGGCATGTTTATGTTAGCTCTATGGTACTTGGGTTTTTAGCTATGGGTTTATCAGGATCTTTGGGAGAAAAAAGAGGCTTAAGCAAAGAGATATTGCTTTTAGGTGTGGCATTTTTTATCATTGCTTATATTGTATTTGCTTTTTCGCATAATGCTTTAGTGTTTATGGTAGGTGTTGTAGTGTTTTTCATAGGATTTAATTTGCATGAGCCTATTATGCAAAGTTGTGCGAGTAAATTTGCTAAGGTAAATGAAAAAGGTGCAGCTTTGGGCGTGTTTAATGCTTTTGGTTATTTTGGAAGCTTTTTAGGTGGTGTTGTAGGGGGATATTTTTTACACCATTTTAGTTTAGTTTCTCTTGCTTTTATTTTGATAGCTTTGTCTGTAATTTGGTTTGTGCTGCTTTTGTTTTTACAAAGTCCAGCAGATTTTAAAAATGTCTATTTATCTTTAGAAACAAAACATGATTTAAATATGATTAAAGGCATAAATGGAGTTTTAGATGTGTATAAAAACTCTAAATTTTTAGTGATTAAATACAATAAAAAACTTACAAGTGAAGAAGAAATTTTAGCGATTATTGAAAAATAA